Below is a genomic region from Polyangiaceae bacterium.
CACGAACTGCGTCATCTCGTCCATCTGGAAGATACCTTCGAGGTGGAACTCGATGATGGCAGACACCTTGTCGATTTTTATTTGGAACATGTCGTGCGACCTCCGACCTGAACCACTTTGAACTCAAACATTGAGCATCGATCTGTTTGTCTCACAAAACCTCAGCGCACGGCGGCACGCACGAGTGCATCTGCGACGCGAGCGGGGTGGGTGACGAGTGCTTCGTGACCGCCTTCGATCTCGACGAGATCGAAGCGCCCAAGCCCCTCGGCCATGCGCAGGAACGTTCCCGGAGGGAGGGACGTGTCGTCGCGGCAGTAGACGACGGACTTGGGAACGTCGAGCTCATTGAAGGCTTCAACGTTGACCGGCGTAGTGAAGAGGGCAAGCGGCTGTGGTGTAAGTCGGCTGATGACTTTGTCCTGAGCGTCTTTGTCTTCGCCGGCCATGAGGATGTTCCGGACGAACTCGTCGATGACGGGGACGCTTTTGTCGGGAGAGGCGTGAGCGGTTGCGGTCAGTTGTCGAGCGCTCGTGGGGGGCACGAGGTCGAACTGGGCGGTGTTGCTGGGGAGGATCCAGGCGTTCAGGAACACGAGGCGCTCGATTTTGCGACGGACCATGGGAGCGGCGGATTGCAGCAGGAATCCGGCGCTCGAATGACCGACCAAAACCACCGGGTTCGTTTGACGCCAAAGAACTTCCGTGATTTTTTCAACGTACGATTCGAACGTGATTCGCGAGCGATCATCGTCGGGACTGTGCCCGGGCAAGGTGGGAGCCTCTGCGGTGTGACCTGCCTCGGTTAGGCTGCGGATGACGCCTTCCCATGCCCAGCCACCGTGCCAAGCCCCGTGAATCAAGACGAAGTGTTTGCCCATGCTTCAATTCTCCTCAACCAACGCTCGCTTTATTTCGGGCATCATAAGAAGAAACGATAGTCTCGAAAAGCGACGTGCACACGTGTGTACTGTCGAGATTTGGTCATCACAATAGTTGTCACTTCCCGTTGTTGATAGGGACAATGCTGGTGTCTCAGGCGCCATGGCGCCGGACCGACCCGCAATGCGCGAAACCCTAATGTAATCGCGTATGTGCGGGACATCGACAGGAGGCCCGTTGCATGGCGTCGTCTTATCACTCCCAAGGTCCGATGAGCCTTCGCAAGCGCCGAAGCTACGGCGCGTTGCTCGTCTTCACTTGGGAGGATCTCGAGCGCTACATCAAGACCGATGGCGACAATCTCAAGCATACGCCCGGTTTTGCAGACTTTTTCCTCAACATTGGGGAGACCGAGCGGCAACGTTTGGGACGGTTGTGGGGGGCGCTGCGCGCGCTCGTGAACGATCAAGGTGACGAAGCTGCGATCGAAACCGAGTCGCTCATTCGCAGCATGCCCGACGAAGAAGACGGACACGGGGCCGTCGTCGTTCGAACGTTTGCAGAAGCTCTGCGCGCTCGCGTCTACAAGCTCGCAGGGTCGGGCGGAAACTTGTATCTGACGGCCCGTCCCCCGGGTGCGCAGATGCGCGCGTTCGAGCTGTTGCGCCTTCGTACGCCGCTCATTCCCTTCGGTTACGCCGCGGCAAACCGTGCTCTGCTCGATGCCGTTGCAGAGCCTCGTGACGTCACGCTTCTCGACGTCGGCATTGGTCGAGCGGGGCAGCTACGAGCGCTCTTGAAAAATCCAAGCGCGCGACGTCTCTTCAAGTCGCTTCACGTGATCGGAGTCGAGCCCGACTCGTCGGATGCGGTGGGCGGAGCGCTCGAGTTTGCCGAGGAAAACGTACTTCGCACGGCCGCCGAAGTAGGCATTCCCGTGACGTTTTGCGGTATCCCCAAGCTCGGCGACGACCTTCAGATCGACGACATCGAACAAGCCGAGCCCCGTGGCCTCATGCTCGCCAACTGTTGCTTGAGCTTGCACCATGTCGGTTTGCCCGACCATGGTGCACGTGCAGGCCGTGACGACCTCTTGGCCATGATCCGCGAGGCGGGTTTTTCCAAGCTGGTCCTCGTGGAACCAGACTCGAACCACTTCGTCGACGATCTTTCACTGCGCTTCCTGCACGCTTATCGTCATTACGGGACGCTTGCTCGAAGCCTCTACTCGATGCTGTCGCGTGGCGACGCGTCACTCGTGTGGAGCGAGTTTTTCGCGCAGGAAGTACGCAACGTCGTCTCGCACGATGGCCCGCGCCGTGTCGAACGGCATGAAGAAACGGGCCGCTGGATCGAACGACTATCGGGCGCTGGATGGACGGTCGACACGCCACCCGAGCTCGTTGCACCTTCCGCTGCTCCCGCGGGTTTTACCGTCGTCAGTGACGGTCAGGCCTGCCGCCTCAGCTTCCGCAACGTCAACCTGCTCGGCGTCCTTCGCGCGCGCGCATCATAAGATGCACCGACGAGGCCCACGCGACGCGTCGCAAGCGCTGCACGATGCGCGTGTCGCTCAGGGTTTGTCTCGAGCGGACGACGCGTGTCCGCGTCAACGCCAGCGAGCGCCGATCGAACTAGGGGACAAGTCGCCGTAGATGAGCCATTCGTGTGCCGAATCGTCTTCCCAGAAGCGCCGTAAGATCTTGTCCGTGCCGAGCTCCTTGGCTGCTCGATTCAACTCGAGCGCCACGACATCACTCTCCACGATTTCCGCAAGACGCTGCACTCCGGCTTGCTTGGCGAACGCATGCAACGTGCGCACCATCGGTCCGATGACGCCAGTTGCATGATCGCGCCCGCGGATGTCGGCCTTGATCCGAAGCTCGCGCCCCGACAAACCACTCCTCGCAGCCTCGAGCTTTCCCAGAAGCTCGGCAGCGTCACCCTCGTCCACAGCACCGTCGACGATGAACTCGATGATCGCATGTGTGGGGTCGACCCTGATATCGAACACCTCGTGACCTCCGCCGGACCCGGGTTGAACATTGAAGCTACGGATCGCCTGCGGCGTCCTTGGCCCCAAACCCCGAACGAGCCCGGAGCTTAGCACGACAAATCGTTCGAGCGTGGTCATGGAGCGTCGCCCGAACGCTGCCGAAGCAAACAATTACTTCTTC
It encodes:
- a CDS encoding alpha/beta hydrolase, yielding MGKHFVLIHGAWHGGWAWEGVIRSLTEAGHTAEAPTLPGHSPDDDRSRITFESYVEKITEVLWRQTNPVVLVGHSSAGFLLQSAAPMVRRKIERLVFLNAWILPSNTAQFDLVPPTSARQLTATAHASPDKSVPVIDEFVRNILMAGEDKDAQDKVISRLTPQPLALFTTPVNVEAFNELDVPKSVVYCRDDTSLPPGTFLRMAEGLGRFDLVEIEGGHEALVTHPARVADALVRAAVR